The Corvus hawaiiensis isolate bCorHaw1 chromosome 10, bCorHaw1.pri.cur, whole genome shotgun sequence genome includes a window with the following:
- the BCL6 gene encoding B-cell lymphoma 6 protein, translating to MASPADSCIQFTRHASDVLLNLNRLRSRDILTDVVIIVNREQFRAHKTVLMACSGLFYSIFTDQLKCNLNVINLDPEINPEGFCILLDFMYTSCLNLRENNIMAVMATALYLQMEHVVDTCRRFVKSSEAEMVSAVKTPREEFLAGRMLGHPEVMAYRSRDVSESGMPLQNGSLCNGRAFAPGLINSLSGSPISYHGYSPLPLNSFLVDDELREMRMPLSELSRAGAFPKERILPCDSSRTIPTEYMRTITDISANMCHATIYAPKEGAAEEARSDMHYSMASGPKPVIPSIRNNPYFPCDKVAKEEERTSSEDEISQHFEPTNTPLDRKGLISPQSPQKSDCQPNSPTESSSSKNARIGQNSSSLFTKSPTDPKACNWKKYKFIVLNSLNQNTKQDSADQNEMGTLSPRTYVPMSTCQQSMEPEHLNVQSPTKISVNGEDSTIPQASRLNNIVNRSRDGSPRSSEGQSPLYMHSSKCSSCGCQSPQHTEMCLHTPSSNFGEEMGETQSEYSDSSCENGAFFCNECDCRFSEEASLKRHSLQVHSDKPYKCDRCQASFRYKGNLASHKTVHTGEKPYRCNICGAQFNRPANLKTHTRIHSGEKPYKCETCGARFVQVAHLRAHVLIHTGEKPYPCEICGTRFRHLQTLKSHLRIHTGEKPYHCEKCNLHFRHKSQLRLHLRQKHGAITNTKVQYRISASEVPPELPKAC from the exons ATGGCCTCGCCGGCAGACAGCTGCATCCAGTTCACCCGCCACGCGAGCGACGTCCTCCTCAATCTCAACCGCCTTAGAAGCCGGGATATCCTAACTGATGTTGTCATCATCGTGAACCGGGAGCAGTTTAGAGCCCACAAAACAGTCCTGATGGCCTGCAG TGGCCTCTTCTACAGCATCTTCACTGACCAGCTCAAGTGCAACTTGAATGTCATCAACCTGGACCCTGAAATTAACCCTGAGGGGTTTTGCATCCTCTTGGACTTCATGTATACCTCCTGCCTGAACTTGAGGGAGAACAATATCATGGCTGTGATGGCCACAGCACTCTACCTGCAGATGGAGCACGTGGTTGACACCTGCCGAAGGTTTGTCAAGTCTAG TGAAGCAGAGATGGTGTCTGCTGTGAAGACCCCAAGGGAAGAGTTTTTGGCTGGACGGATGCTAGGCCACCCAGAAGTGATGGCTTATCGGAGCAGGGATGTCTCGGAGAGCGGCATGCCTCTTCAAAACGGGTCCCTCTGCAATGGGAGGGCCTTTGCACCTGGCTTGATCAACAGTTTGTCTGGATCCCCCATTTCCTACCACGGATACAGCCCTCTCCCTCTAAATAGCTTCCTGGTGGATGATGAGTTGCGGGAGATGAGGATGCCTCTTTCTGAACTCTCAAGGGCAGGTGCCTTCCCCAAGGAGAGGATCCTGCCGTGTGACAGCTCCAGGACAATccccactgagtacatgagaaCCATTACTGACATCTCTGCCAACATGTGCCACGCCACCATCTATGCTCCGAAAGAAGGTGCTGCTGAGGAAGCCAGGAGTGACATGCACTACAGCATGGCCTCTGGGCCCAAACCTGTCATCCCTTCAATCCGGAACAATCCCTACTTCCCTTGCGACAAAGTGGCCAAAGAGGAGGAGCGGACCTCTTCAGAGGACGAGATCAGCCAACACTTTGAGCCCACCAACACACCCCTGGACCGCAAGGGACTCATCAGCCCCCAGAGCCCACAGAAGTCAGACTGTCAGCCCAACTCGCCAACCGagtccagcagcagcaagaatgCCCGTATCGGTCAGAACTCCAGCTCCCTCTTCACCAAGAGCCCCACAGACCCCAAAGCCTGCAACTGGAAGAAGTACAAGTTCATTGTCCTCAACTCTCTCAACCAGAACACCAAGCAAGACAGCGCTGACCAGAACGAGATGGGAACCCTCTCTCCTCGCACCTACGTGCCCATGTCTACTTGCCAGCAGTCCATGGAGCCAGAGCATCTCAATGTGCAATCCCCCACCAAGATAAGCGTGAATGGTGAAGACTCTACTATCCCACAAGCAAGCAGACTCAACAATATTGTTAACAG GTCCCGGGATGGGTCCCCTCGGAGCAGCGAAGGGCAGTCCCCACTGTACATGCATTCATCGAAGTGCAGCTCCTGTGGCTGCCAGTCCCCACAACATACTGAGATGTGCCTTCATACCCCCAGCTCAAACTTTGGAGAAGAGATGGGGGAAACCCAGTCTGAATACTCTGACTCCAGCTGCG AGAACGGAGCCTTCTTCTGCAACGAGTGTGACTGCCGGTTCTCCGAGGAGGCCTCTCTCAAGAGACACTCTCTGCAAGTCCACAGTGACAAGCCCTACAAGTGCGACCGCTGCCAGGCCTCCTTTCGCTACAAGGGGAACCTCGCCAGCCACAAAACCGTCCACACAG GAGAAAAGCCGTACCGCTGCAACATCTGCGGGGCACAGTTCAACCGACCAGCTAACCTGAAAACCCACACACGCATCCACTCTGGAGAGAAACCCTACAAGTGTGAGACTTGCGGGGCCAGATTTGTCCAG gtggCCCATCTCCGTGCTCACGTGCTCATTCACACCGGAGAGAAGCCGTACCCCTGTGAGATCTGTGGCACACGCTTCCGGCACCTGCAGACCCTCAAAAGTCACCTCCGAATCCACACAGGAGAGAAACCGTATCAT TGTGAGAAGTGCAACCTGCATTTCCGCCACAAAAGCCAGCTGCGGCTCCACCTGCGGCAGAAGCACGGGGCCATCACCAACACCAAGGTGCAGTACCGCATCTCGGCCAGCGAGGTGCCTCCGGAGCTCCCCAAGGCCTGCTGA
- the SST gene encoding somatostatin, with the protein MLSCRLQCALALLSIALALGTVSAAPSDPRLRQFLQKSLAAAAGKQELAKYFLAELLSEPSQTENEALESEDLSRGAEQDEVRLELERSANSNPALAPRERKAGCKNFFWKTFTSC; encoded by the exons ATGCTGTCGTGCCGCCTCCAGTGcgccctggccctgctctccaTCGCCCTGGCCCTCGGCACCGTGTCGGCCGCCCCCTCGGACCCGCGGCTCCGGCAGTTCCTGCAGAAGTCGctggccgccgccgccgggaaGCAG GAACTGGCCAAGTACTTTTTGGCAGAACTGCTTTCAGAGCCAAGTCAGACAGAAAATGAAGCCCTGGAGTCTGAGGACTTGTCCCGAGGGGCTGAGCAGGATGAAGTGAGACTGGAGCTGGAGCGCTCGGCCAACTCAAACCCGGCTCTGGCACCCCGAGAACGCAAAGCAGGCTGCAAGAACTTCTTCTGGAAAACTTTCACATCTTGTTAG